A window from Methanobacterium sp. encodes these proteins:
- a CDS encoding CDP-2,3-bis-(O-geranylgeranyl)-sn-glycerol synthase, producing MDTTVIIVLNMSAYVIYFMLPAYLANATALAFGGGKPLDSGRKFTDGRRIFGDGVTWRGTLMGTGIGTLIGLLQGILSGNVIQGILLGFFLGGGALIGDACGSFVKRRMKIKRGQATPFLDQLDFVVVALIFASIVVVLPVYMVILILIISFILHLSANIIAYFLGIKEVWY from the coding sequence ATGGATACAACTGTTATCATTGTTCTAAATATGTCCGCATATGTAATATACTTTATGTTGCCGGCATATCTTGCAAACGCTACCGCATTGGCATTCGGCGGAGGTAAACCATTAGATTCTGGTCGAAAATTCACAGATGGGCGTAGAATATTTGGAGACGGTGTTACATGGCGTGGAACACTCATGGGCACAGGAATTGGGACGTTAATTGGGTTATTACAGGGAATATTATCTGGAAATGTTATTCAAGGTATATTACTTGGGTTTTTTCTTGGAGGGGGTGCTTTAATAGGGGATGCGTGTGGAAGTTTTGTAAAAAGAAGAATGAAAATCAAAAGAGGTCAGGCAACGCCTTTTTTAGATCAACTTGATTTTGTTGTTGTTGCATTAATATTTGCTTCCATTGTTGTGGTACTACCAGTTTATATGGTCATTTTGATACTTATAATCAGTTTTATTTTGCACCTTTCAGCCAATATCATTGCCTACTTCCTGGGAATTAAAGAGGTATGGTATTAA
- a CDS encoding hydantoinase/oxoprolinase family protein, whose amino-acid sequence MKIAGFDIGGANTDLALVQFDETGDISIVKTDFLYFPMWLKKDELGKALLKLVKDEINDIDAVGICMTAELVDAYKTKEEGVIDISRKCKKAFNVPVGFIGLEGVLKFDDLIKYPGQAAAANWVATSKIAAKIAPECVMIDTGSTTTDIIPIRNGSECAKGRSDLERLKTGELVYSGTLRTNVAALVDKVPLGEEFVRVSSELFAITADIQMVLGNIEEKDYSCDTPDGAGKTKLDCMRRISRVICGDLNMLSKSDIEQIATYIYEKHVENVAEALLEVSNRENLDLVITTGLGMDIIGAKAAESAGLKWKGMDDILKKDECVVAPAVGTAMMMGEFLSKNKIK is encoded by the coding sequence ATGAAAATAGCTGGATTTGACATAGGTGGTGCAAATACAGACCTTGCACTGGTTCAATTTGATGAAACAGGAGATATTTCAATTGTAAAAACAGATTTTCTATATTTTCCAATGTGGCTTAAAAAAGATGAACTTGGAAAAGCTCTCCTAAAATTGGTTAAAGATGAAATAAACGACATCGATGCTGTGGGGATATGTATGACTGCAGAACTTGTAGATGCATATAAAACCAAAGAAGAAGGAGTAATAGATATTTCCCGGAAATGTAAAAAGGCATTCAACGTTCCTGTAGGTTTTATAGGTCTTGAAGGTGTTTTAAAATTTGATGATTTAATCAAATACCCCGGTCAGGCTGCAGCTGCAAACTGGGTTGCTACATCAAAAATAGCTGCTAAAATAGCTCCAGAGTGCGTAATGATCGATACTGGAAGCACAACAACCGATATCATTCCAATTAGAAATGGATCAGAATGTGCTAAAGGTAGATCTGACCTTGAAAGATTAAAAACAGGAGAATTGGTTTACAGCGGAACTTTAAGGACTAACGTTGCTGCATTGGTGGATAAAGTACCTTTAGGTGAGGAATTTGTAAGAGTATCTTCTGAACTTTTTGCAATTACTGCAGACATTCAAATGGTACTTGGAAACATAGAAGAGAAGGATTATTCCTGTGATACACCGGATGGTGCAGGAAAAACAAAATTAGACTGTATGAGACGAATTTCAAGGGTGATCTGCGGTGATCTCAACATGCTAAGCAAATCAGACATAGAACAGATTGCAACCTATATTTACGAAAAACATGTTGAAAATGTGGCTGAGGCTCTTCTTGAAGTCTCAAATAGAGAGAATCTTGATCTGGTCATAACAACAGGACTTGGAATGGACATTATTGGGGCTAAAGCTGCAGAATCCGCTGGTCTTAAATGGAAAGGGATGGATGATATTCTTAAAAAGGACGAATGTGTTGTTGCGCCGGCTGTTGGCACTGCCATGATGATGGGAGAATTTTTAAGTAAAAATAAGATAAAATAA
- a CDS encoding ATP-grasp domain-containing protein: MKILILEYASASGIHDPSICAEGYAMLEGLIDDFKSKNADYLLSENSHFEGKYCNPVWIKGDLMNWLNENIESYDACLLIAPEEDFILYKITELIEKKNVEVIGSSLEAVKVCSDKYLMYEALKKRVKIIETEKVFFDELDYYTSSFNNAKKIVKPADGVSCSGISIVKSLEEVKKAAGSMQTNLPYFILQDFVEGVSTSVSLLSNGEEAIPLSLNLQNIEFGDNCVNYGGGEVPFEHEMSFEAKRLAKHAVESIKGLKGYVGVDVILGDAVYIVEINSRITTPYVALKDVVNFNLGEAILDSVYGIFPSKINLNGKISFYKEHNHLKIIKE, from the coding sequence TTGAAAATACTTATTCTGGAATATGCATCAGCTTCAGGCATACATGATCCTTCTATATGTGCAGAAGGATATGCAATGCTTGAAGGACTTATAGACGACTTTAAATCTAAAAATGCTGATTATCTCCTATCTGAGAATTCTCATTTTGAAGGTAAATACTGCAACCCTGTTTGGATTAAAGGGGATTTAATGAACTGGCTAAATGAGAATATCGAATCGTACGATGCATGTCTTTTAATAGCTCCAGAAGAAGATTTTATTTTATATAAAATAACTGAACTGATTGAGAAAAAAAATGTGGAAGTAATTGGTTCCAGTTTGGAAGCAGTAAAGGTGTGTTCAGATAAATACCTCATGTATGAAGCTTTAAAAAAGCGTGTAAAAATCATAGAAACAGAAAAAGTATTTTTTGATGAATTAGATTATTACACGTCCTCCTTTAATAATGCTAAAAAGATTGTTAAACCAGCAGATGGAGTTTCCTGTTCTGGAATTAGCATTGTAAAGTCATTAGAAGAGGTAAAGAAAGCAGCGGGTTCAATGCAAACAAATCTCCCTTATTTTATACTGCAGGATTTTGTAGAAGGGGTCTCTACCAGTGTCAGCCTGCTTAGTAATGGAGAGGAAGCAATTCCATTAAGCTTAAATTTACAGAATATAGAATTTGGAGATAATTGTGTAAATTACGGTGGTGGAGAAGTTCCATTTGAACATGAAATGTCTTTTGAAGCAAAGAGGCTTGCAAAACATGCAGTTGAATCAATAAAGGGTCTTAAAGGCTACGTAGGAGTTGATGTTATTTTAGGAGATGCTGTTTACATCGTTGAAATAAACTCCAGAATTACAACGCCTTACGTGGCCTTAAAAGATGTTGTTAATTTCAATCTTGGTGAAGCAATACTTGACTCTGTTTATGGTATTTTTCCTTCAAAAATTAATTTAAATGGAAAAATATCCTTTTATAAGGAACATAATCATCTTAAGATAATCAAAGAGTAA
- a CDS encoding DUF460 domain-containing protein encodes MKLGGNHLVYKNIGKIEEAKNMDLFSTSKTEERNQKWIIVGFDPGLTVGIAILDLSGNVISTKSFKEISKAEIIKHIISYGKAVLIATDVYPPPKMVKKLASSLNSKIYSPSKIFTVSSKTELVDSYLNEISSLKFPDNAHERDALAAAIKTYRHYQKKLNQIERRTEKLRLSPYEVDEIKNMVIRDRPITKAIDDIIKPADLETQIVEIENSMDSIDGEKLKGTEAIRKLKQKIKSQQNQIKYLNRKNKRLKKEVNKYKDKNKVLESKIEKLHYEYSKDILRKKEIASKLSIIKGLQEKYNHERKLREELEENMRSIKSIRVQELSKKAVPVKIIGSFTKEGIKAACDYWKIKKGDVVLLSSSEGGGSHTASLLIKTEISAVIIIDKMSHPAEEEFERNNVPVLDADKINLKMIDEFAVIDKGILKEEIENWKVKIREKRKKEEEEKFLEVIDEYRAQRRRH; translated from the coding sequence GTGAAGTTAGGAGGAAATCACCTGGTTTATAAGAATATTGGCAAAATTGAAGAAGCTAAAAACATGGATTTATTTTCAACTTCTAAAACAGAGGAAAGAAACCAAAAATGGATAATAGTGGGATTTGATCCAGGATTAACTGTAGGAATAGCGATTTTAGATTTATCAGGAAATGTTATTTCTACAAAAAGCTTTAAAGAAATTTCAAAAGCAGAAATAATAAAACACATTATAAGTTATGGAAAAGCTGTTTTAATTGCAACAGATGTTTATCCCCCTCCAAAAATGGTTAAAAAACTTGCATCATCCCTTAATTCTAAAATATATTCCCCAAGCAAGATTTTTACCGTAAGTTCAAAGACAGAACTTGTTGACAGTTACTTAAATGAAATATCTTCTTTAAAATTCCCTGATAATGCCCATGAAAGAGATGCGCTTGCTGCAGCAATTAAAACATACAGACACTATCAGAAAAAACTGAATCAAATTGAAAGAAGAACAGAAAAACTGAGGCTATCTCCCTATGAGGTGGATGAGATAAAAAACATGGTAATTAGAGATCGTCCCATAACCAAAGCAATTGATGATATTATTAAACCTGCAGATCTTGAAACTCAAATTGTTGAAATTGAAAATAGCATGGATTCCATCGACGGGGAAAAGCTTAAAGGAACTGAAGCTATCAGGAAACTTAAACAAAAGATAAAGTCCCAGCAAAACCAGATTAAATATTTAAACCGTAAAAATAAGCGCCTGAAAAAAGAAGTGAATAAATACAAAGATAAAAATAAAGTCCTTGAAAGTAAAATTGAAAAACTTCATTATGAGTATTCTAAGGATATTTTAAGAAAAAAAGAAATAGCTTCAAAGTTATCAATTATAAAGGGTCTCCAGGAAAAATATAATCATGAAAGAAAGCTTAGAGAAGAGCTTGAAGAAAACATGCGTTCAATAAAAAGTATCAGAGTACAGGAGTTATCCAAAAAAGCAGTCCCTGTAAAAATCATTGGATCATTCACTAAAGAGGGAATAAAGGCTGCTTGTGACTACTGGAAAATTAAAAAAGGAGATGTGGTTCTTTTATCCAGTTCTGAAGGGGGCGGTTCCCATACAGCATCATTACTTATAAAAACAGAGATAAGTGCCGTAATAATCATAGATAAAATGTCCCACCCTGCAGAAGAAGAATTTGAAAGGAATAATGTTCCTGTGCTGGATGCAGATAAGATTAATCTGAAAATGATTGATGAGTTTGCTGTGATTGATAAAGGCATTTTAAAGGAAGAAATAGAAAATTGGAAAGTTAAAATCAGGGAAAAACGAAAAAAAGAAGAAGAAGAAAAGTTTCTTGAAGTTATAGATGAATACAGGGCTCAAAGAAGGAGGCATTAA
- the wecB gene encoding UDP-N-acetylglucosamine 2-epimerase (non-hydrolyzing), with amino-acid sequence MKIAVIIGTRPEIIKIAPVIDEMEKRDVEYVLIHTGQHYDHQMSDQFFLDLNLRKPDHNIGVGSGSHGEQTANMIKGIEQVLLAEKPDIVLVQGDTNAVLSGALVSTKLHIPVGHVEAGLRSYDKTMPEEINREVADVCSKMFFVPTEESAINLLFAGISPKDIFITGNTIVDSCIRNLEIARKKSEIPFDINEDDTILTLTIHRAENVDNPVRLQNIVDALIELDDLTIIFPAHPRTVKNLKKYNLLEIIEDAAHIKLINPLGYLDFLLLLSKSRFIMTDSGGIQEEAITLNIPCATLRYNTERPETVTAGGNVLVGTKKDKIVDTVKNILNNTEIYSKMSKAKNPYGQGDSSKKILNAILKLFKENKLNMISPSDIMKIRNRQIAEICENITVNEFEKKNKDLEIRMVFENGEVRFPYSNFNLKDKMILFDSIK; translated from the coding sequence ATAAAAATTGCTGTTATAATAGGAACAAGGCCAGAAATTATTAAAATCGCCCCAGTAATTGATGAAATGGAAAAAAGGGATGTTGAATATGTCCTGATTCACACTGGACAGCACTACGATCACCAGATGTCAGATCAATTTTTTCTTGATTTGAACTTGAGAAAACCTGACCATAATATTGGTGTTGGTTCTGGATCACATGGGGAACAAACAGCCAACATGATTAAAGGTATAGAACAGGTTTTACTGGCTGAAAAACCAGATATAGTCCTTGTTCAGGGAGATACTAACGCAGTGCTTTCTGGAGCTCTTGTTTCAACTAAGCTCCATATTCCTGTAGGTCATGTAGAGGCGGGTTTAAGATCCTACGATAAAACAATGCCTGAAGAGATAAACAGAGAAGTTGCAGATGTCTGTTCTAAAATGTTCTTTGTACCAACAGAAGAATCAGCCATTAACTTACTTTTTGCGGGTATAAGCCCTAAAGACATATTTATAACTGGGAATACAATTGTAGATAGCTGCATACGAAACCTTGAAATTGCTCGGAAGAAATCTGAAATACCTTTTGATATAAATGAAGACGATACAATACTGACTCTTACCATTCACCGGGCAGAAAATGTTGATAACCCAGTGAGGCTTCAAAATATCGTTGATGCATTAATAGAACTTGATGATCTTACTATAATATTCCCTGCACACCCAAGAACAGTTAAAAATCTTAAAAAATACAATTTGCTTGAAATAATAGAAGATGCAGCTCATATTAAACTTATAAACCCTCTTGGTTATCTTGATTTCTTACTTTTACTTTCAAAATCCAGATTTATAATGACAGATTCTGGAGGAATACAGGAAGAAGCTATTACCTTAAATATTCCATGTGCAACTCTTAGATACAATACAGAACGTCCAGAAACAGTTACAGCTGGTGGAAACGTCCTTGTAGGTACAAAAAAGGATAAAATAGTGGATACAGTTAAAAATATTTTAAATAACACTGAAATTTACTCTAAAATGAGTAAAGCCAAAAATCCATATGGACAGGGAGATTCCTCTAAAAAAATTTTGAATGCTATTTTAAAGCTTTTTAAAGAGAATAAACTTAATATGATTTCACCTTCAGATATTATGAAAATAAGAAACCGCCAAATAGCTGAAATCTGTGAAAATATTACAGTTAATGAATTTGAAAAGAAAAATAAGGATTTAGAAATTAGAATGGTCTTTGAAAATGGAGAAGTACGGTTTCCATACAGTAATTTTAACTTAAAGGATAAGATGATACTTTTTGATAGTATTAAATAA
- a CDS encoding DNA adenine methylase, translating into MQATLFNTESNSEVTGAKPFLKWAGGKTQLLPEFEKRLPAFIPKNRKIKSYIEPFTGGGAMFFFLKRNFNVKTSFLFDINPELIVGYKTIQNDSKELIEILCQMEKEYLKKSEDDRKEFYYNIRDSYNLQMNDFDYHNYSGEWIERASYLIFLNKTCFNGLFRQNKKGEFNVPFGKYKNPTISDAKNIKEVNIALKNTEIFCADFSESEKYIEKGSIVYLDPPYRPLSKTSSFTSYAKDGFVDEDQIRLAKFFKEMDQRGAYLMLSNSDPKNEGPDDEFFDELYTNYNIERVPAKRHINCDASGRGEINEIIVRNYNNSFGIQGKN; encoded by the coding sequence ATGCAGGCTACTTTGTTTAACACAGAATCAAATAGTGAAGTAACTGGTGCTAAACCATTCTTAAAATGGGCTGGTGGAAAAACCCAATTATTACCGGAATTTGAAAAGAGATTGCCAGCTTTTATACCTAAAAATAGAAAGATTAAGAGTTATATTGAACCCTTTACTGGTGGAGGGGCAATGTTCTTTTTCTTGAAGAGAAATTTTAATGTGAAAACTTCCTTTTTGTTTGATATTAATCCTGAACTGATAGTTGGCTATAAAACAATACAAAATGACTCCAAAGAACTAATCGAGATACTGTGCCAGATGGAAAAAGAATATCTCAAAAAATCAGAAGATGATAGAAAAGAATTTTATTATAACATTCGAGATAGCTATAATCTACAGATGAATGATTTTGATTATCATAATTACAGCGGTGAATGGATAGAAAGAGCAAGTTATCTTATTTTTTTAAACAAAACATGTTTTAATGGCCTTTTCCGTCAAAATAAGAAAGGAGAATTTAATGTTCCCTTTGGAAAATATAAAAATCCTACCATATCTGATGCTAAAAATATTAAAGAAGTTAATATAGCTTTAAAAAATACAGAAATATTCTGTGCTGATTTCTCTGAATCAGAAAAATATATAGAAAAAGGTAGCATTGTTTATTTAGATCCGCCTTATCGTCCTTTAAGCAAAACTTCCAGTTTTACAAGTTATGCTAAAGATGGCTTTGTTGATGAAGACCAGATTAGATTAGCTAAATTTTTTAAGGAAATGGATCAGCGCGGTGCATATTTAATGTTAAGTAATTCTGATCCCAAAAATGAGGGTCCTGATGATGAATTTTTCGATGAGCTTTATACTAATTATAATATTGAAAGAGTTCCTGCAAAAAGACATATAAACTGTGATGCTTCGGGAAGAGGGGAAATAAACGAGATAATAGTCAGAAATTATAATAATAGCTTTGGGATACAGGGAAAGAACTGA